The following DNA comes from Pseudomonas sp. Tri1.
CGTTCGCCGCGCTGTGCATCGGCACCATGGGCAGCACACCGCTGGCGGCACACCAGGTCGCCCTGCAAATCGTCTCGGTGGCGTTCATGGTTCCGGCGGGGATGTCCTACGCAATCACCATGCGCATCGGCCAACACTACGGCGCCGGGGAACTGCTGATGGCGCGCCTGGCCGGGCGGGTCGGGATTGGCTTTGGCGCGGCCGTGATGCTGGCGTTCGCCATGGTGTTCTGGCTACTGCCCAACCAACTGATCGGCTTGTTCCTGGACCACAACGACCCGGCATTCGGTCCGGTGATCGACTTGGCCGTGAGCCTGCTGGCCGTGGCGGCGTGGTTCGAACTGTTCGACGGCGCACAAACCATCGCGATGGGCTGCATCCGCGGGCTCAAGGATGCCAAGACCACCTTCCTGGTGGGCCTGGGTTGCTATTGGCTGATCGGCGCGCCGGCAGCATGGTGGATGGCCTTCCACTTGCACTGGGGCCCGACCGGCGTCTGGTGGGGACTGGCCCTGGGGCTGGCCTGCGCGGCGGTGAGCCTGACGCTGGCGTTTGAATGGAAGATGCGGCGGATGATCAGGGGGGAGGCTGGGCCGCGGCGTTTCGAAGCCATCCAGGCCGATTGAGGCCCCCTGTGTGACCAGCGAGCTTGCTCGCGATCGCGGTGTATCAGTTCCAGATGGGGTGGCTGACACGCCGTCATCGCGAGCAAGCTCGCTCCCGCAGGGGCGGCGTTAAACCACGAAGTGCTGCGTCGACTGATTGCCATCGAACGTCAGGTATTGCACCAGCTCAGGCAACGGTAACGGCTTGCTGATCAGGAAACCCTGCACCTGGTCGCACCCGAAGCCACGTAGCAAATCCAGCTGCTCTTGGGTTTCCACGCCTTCGGCCACCACTTCCAGATTGAGGTTGTGCGCGAGGTTGATCATCGCATGCACCAGTTTGCGATTCTCCTCGCGTTGCTCCATGCCGCCGACGAAGCTCTTGTCGATCTTGAGCAGGGCGATGGGCAGGCTGTTGAGGTGCACGAACGAGGAAAACCCTGTGCCAAAGTCATCCAGGGAGAAACGCACCCCCAGGCGACCCAAGGCATCCATGGTCTGCTTGACCAGTTCGCTGCGGCGCATGACAGCGGTTTCGGTGAGTTCGAACTCCAGCCACTGGGCCTCGACACCTCGCTCGGCAATCAGCCGGCTCAGGGTTGGCAGCAGTTGGCTGTCCTGGAACTGCCGGAACGACAGGTTGACCGCCATGTGCAACGGCGCCAAACCACGCTCGCGCAGAGCCTGCATGTCCCGCAGCGCTCGGGAAATCACCCAGTAGCCCAGCGGCACGATCAGGCCACTCTGTTCGGCCAGCGGCACGAACTCGCTCGGCGGCAGCAGCCCGCGTTCGCCATGACGCCAGCGCACCAGGGCCTCGAGACCGACGATGTTGCCGCCATCAAGGTTCAACCGAGGCTGGTAATGCAACTCCAACTCGTCGCGGCGCAACGCCCGGCGCAGTTCGCTTTCCAGGTCGGCGAGGCTGCGGGCATTGCGATTGATGCGTTCATTGAAGATATGAAAGGTGCAGCCTTGCGTGCTCTTGGCCTGCTGCATGGCGATATGCGCGTGCCACATCAGCGGGTCCGCACCAGCCTGGGCGCGGGCGTGAGCGATACCCAGGCTACAGCCGATCAACAGGCTTTCGCCGTCGACCCAATAAGGTTCGGCCATGGCTTCGGTGATGCGCTCGGCCATCCACTCGGCCCGCTGCGGTGCACGACGGGTATCAATCAGCAAGGCGAATTCATCGCTGCCCAGGCGTGCCAGTTGATCGCCAGCCTCAAGCGCCCCCTTGAGTCGCGATACAACCTGCAGAATCAAGCGGTCACCGGCCTGGTGGCCGAGGGCATCGTTGGCGTGACGAAAGTTGTCCAGGTCCAGGTGACCGAGTGCCAGGCCGCGACCTTCGTTTTCAGCCAGGCGCGCCGCCAGCAAGGTCTGGAACCCCTGGCGATTGGCAATGCCGGTCAGCGGGTCTTGTTCGGCGAGGCGCTGCAAGGTGTTTTCCAGCACGCCGCGCTCACGCACATGGCGCAGGCAACGGCGCAGGGTCGCCCCATCGAGGACATCGCGCACCAGCCAGTCGCTGACGCCATCGGGTGGAGTCACGGGTTCATGCTCAAGCAGCAGGACAGTCGGCAAGCGGCAGCGGCCGGGCGCCGGCTGCAAGGCCGCAATCGTCAACAATACCGAGTTTCGATTGTCTTCGAACAGGCTGCTGACCGAGTCCCAGCTCGGGGCACTGATGAGCACGACCGACGGCCCCATGGGCGCCAGGCACTCGCGCAAAATCGCTGACCACTCAGGCGCTTCG
Coding sequences within:
- a CDS encoding bifunctional diguanylate cyclase/phosphodiesterase, encoding MSTPVEPLRLLLLAEAPEWSAILRECLAPMGPSVVLISAPSWDSVSSLFEDNRNSVLLTIAALQPAPGRCRLPTVLLLEHEPVTPPDGVSDWLVRDVLDGATLRRCLRHVRERGVLENTLQRLAEQDPLTGIANRQGFQTLLAARLAENEGRGLALGHLDLDNFRHANDALGHQAGDRLILQVVSRLKGALEAGDQLARLGSDEFALLIDTRRAPQRAEWMAERITEAMAEPYWVDGESLLIGCSLGIAHARAQAGADPLMWHAHIAMQQAKSTQGCTFHIFNERINRNARSLADLESELRRALRRDELELHYQPRLNLDGGNIVGLEALVRWRHGERGLLPPSEFVPLAEQSGLIVPLGYWVISRALRDMQALRERGLAPLHMAVNLSFRQFQDSQLLPTLSRLIAERGVEAQWLEFELTETAVMRRSELVKQTMDALGRLGVRFSLDDFGTGFSSFVHLNSLPIALLKIDKSFVGGMEQREENRKLVHAMINLAHNLNLEVVAEGVETQEQLDLLRGFGCDQVQGFLISKPLPLPELVQYLTFDGNQSTQHFVV